Proteins encoded by one window of Arabidopsis thaliana chromosome 2, partial sequence:
- the AGT gene encoding alanine:glyoxylate aminotransferase (alanine:glyoxylate aminotransferase (AGT); FUNCTIONS IN: serine-pyruvate transaminase activity, serine-glyoxylate transaminase activity, alanine-glyoxylate transaminase activity; INVOLVED IN: photorespiration; LOCATED IN: in 6 components; EXPRESSED IN: 23 plant structures; EXPRESSED DURING: 14 growth stages; CONTAINS InterPro DOMAIN/s: Pyridoxal phosphate-dependent transferase, major domain (InterPro:IPR015424), Aminotransferase, class V/Cysteine desulfurase (InterPro:IPR000192), Aminotransferase class-V pyridoxal-phosphate binding site (InterPro:IPR020578), Pyridoxal phosphate-dependent transferase, major region, subdomain 1 (InterPro:IPR015421); Has 6407 Blast hits to 6405 proteins in 1610 species: Archae - 309; Bacteria - 3905; Metazoa - 186; Fungi - 125; Plants - 148; Viruses - 0; Other Eukaryotes - 1734 (source: NCBI BLink).): protein MDYMYGPGRHHLFVPGPVNIPEPVIRAMNRNNEDYRSPAIPALTKTLLEDVKKIFKTTSGTPFLFPTTGTGAWESALTNTLSPGDRIVSFLIGQFSLLWIDQQKRLNFNVDVVESDWGQGANLQVLASKLSQDENHTIKAICIVHNETATGVTNDISAVRTLLDHYKHPALLLVDGVSSICALDFRMDEWGVDVALTGSQKALSLPTGLGIVCASPKALEATKTSKSLKVFFDWNDYLKFYKLGTYWPYTPSIQLLYGLRAALDLIFEEGLENIIARHARLGKATRLAVEAWGLKNCTQKEEWISNTVTAVMVPPHIDGSEIVRRAWQRYNLSLGLGLNKVAGKVFRIGHLGNVNELQLLGCLAGVEMILKDVGYPVVMGSGVAAASTYLQHHIPLIPSRI from the exons atggACTATATGTATGGACCAGGGAGACACCATCTGTTTGTACCAGGACCAGTGAACATACCGGAACCGGTAATCCGGGCGATGAACCGGAACAACGAGGATTACCGGTCACCAGCCATTCCGGCGCTTACGAAAACATTGTTGGAGGATGTTAAGAAGATATTCAAGACCACATCAGGGACACCTTTTCTGTTTCCCACGACCGGGACTGGTGCTTGGGAGAGTGCCTTGACCAACACGTTATCTCCTGGAGACAGGATTGTTTCGTTTCTGATTGGACAATTTAGCTTGCTCTGGATTGACCAGCAGAAGAGGCTTAATTTCAATGTTGATGTGGTTGAGAGTGATTGGGGACAAGGTGCTAATCTCCAAGTCTTGGCCTCAAAGCTCTCACAAGACGAGAATCATACCATCAAAGCCATTTGCATTGTCCACAACGAGACCGCGACCGGAGTTACCAATGACATCTCTGCTGTCCGCACACTCCTCG ATCACTACAAGCATCCGGCTTTGCTGCTAGTGGACGGTGTTTCGTCCATCTGCGCGCTTGATTTCCGAATGGATGAGTGGGGAGTGGACGTGGCCTTGACTGGGTCTCAGAAAGCCTTATCTCTTCCAACAGGACTTGGTATTGTCTGCGCCAGTCCTAAAGCTTTGGAAGCTACCAAAACTTCTAAATCTCTCAAAGTATTCTTTGACTGGAATGACTACCTTAAGTTTTACAAGCTAGGAACCTATTGGCCATACACACCTTCCATTCAACTTCTCTACGGTCTTAGAGCTGCTCTTGATCTTATCTTTGAGGAAGGACTTGAGAACATCATCGCCCGCCATGCTCGTTTGGGAAAGGCCACCAG GCTTGCGGTGGAAGCATGGGGGCTGAAAAACTGCACACAGAAGGAGGAATGGATAAGTAACACAGTGACAGCAGTTATGGTGCCTCCGCATATAGACGGTTCGGAGATTGTGAGAAGGGCATGGCAGAGGTACAACTTAAGTCTTGGTCTTGGTCTCAACAAAGTGGCTGGAAAGGTTTTCAGAATTGGACACCTAGGAAATGTGAATGAG TTGCAACTTCTCGGGTGTCTTGCGGGAGTGGAGATGATACTGAAGGATGTTGGATACCCAGTTGTAATGGGAAGTGGAGTTGCAGCTGCCTCTACTTATCTTCAGCACCACATTCCTCTCATTCCCTCTAGAATCTAA
- a CDS encoding Calcium-dependent lipid-binding (CaLB domain) family protein (Calcium-dependent lipid-binding (CaLB domain) family protein; FUNCTIONS IN: molecular_function unknown; INVOLVED IN: biological_process unknown; LOCATED IN: endomembrane system; EXPRESSED IN: 9 plant structures; EXPRESSED DURING: L mature pollen stage, M germinated pollen stage, 4 anthesis, C globular stage, petal differentiation and expansion stage; CONTAINS InterPro DOMAIN/s: C2 calcium/lipid-binding domain, CaLB (InterPro:IPR008973), C2 calcium-dependent membrane targeting (InterPro:IPR000008); BEST Arabidopsis thaliana protein match is: Calcium-dependent lipid-binding (CaLB domain) family protein (TAIR:AT2G33320.1); Has 331 Blast hits to 320 proteins in 26 species: Archae - 0; Bacteria - 0; Metazoa - 0; Fungi - 2; Plants - 329; Viruses - 0; Other Eukaryotes - 0 (source: NCBI BLink).) — translation MSFLAPCQILELNIISAQELAPVARCMKTYAIAWIDPERKLTTRVDNTGGTSPTWNDKFVFRLDEEALYDATSIVVIEIYALHWFKDIHVGTVQALISDLVSPSSAMRFVTLEVLRASGRPHGLLNIAVGLIDNSGQSMPLLFEEDLLFHKKNISSKPVGLRRSKSDTSSMVDSPRKVTQSRVSSTTNSGFDKDEFSSDSQMVVYEPQRKTPNTMRQTKQQLVYGTPMRPRKTTAYTPKRNTIEYGTPMRSRPIVITESDLGPSASVVAAQIAKEKALTGKDAESTVISVGERSVEGLRSKLERWQANLPVVLDVGSSYQPSSDYKTNSNFNPKSSYKPNEIVPRNPQMIGAPIQKPSGRNKKSGDNGLFSCFGNICGIECSIVCGGSSGQKAAKKKKKKK, via the coding sequence atgtcTTTTCTTGCGCCTTGTCAAATTTTGGAGCTGAATATTATTTCGGCCCAAGAATTGGCGCCCGTGGCACGGTGTATGAAGACATATGCAATCGCTTGGATTGATCCAGAGCGTAAATTGACGACTCGGGTCGACAATACGGGCGGAACAAGCCCTACATGGAACGACAAGTTTGTGTTTCGTCTAGATGAGGAAGCACTCTACGATGCCACATCAATAGTTGTTATAGAGATCTATGCATTGCATTGGTTCAAAGACATTCATGTTGGAACGGTACAAGCCTTAATAAGTGACCTTGTAAGCCCTTCTTCGGCTATGAGATTCGTTACCCTAGAGGTTCTTCGTGCCTCGGGCCGCCCCCACGGCCTCCTAAACATTGCGGTGGGGCTTATCGATAACTCAGGCCAAAGCATGCCTCttttgtttgaagaagatttgttgtttcacaagaaaaacatatcttCAAAACCCGTAGGGCTTCGACGGTCAAAAAGTGATACAAGCTCAATGGTGGATTCACCAAGGAAGGTGACACAATCCCGTGTGAGTTCTACTACAAACTCAGGATTTGATAAAGATGAGTTTTCTTCTGACTCTCAAATGGTTGTGTATGAGCCCCAAAGAAAAACGCCGAATACAATGAGGCAAACAAAGCAACAACTCGTGTATGGGACACCGATGAGGCCAAGGAAAACGACAGCATATACCCCCAAAAGGAACACAATCGAATATGGAACACCAATGAGGTCAAGACCAATCGTTATTACAGAATCTGACTTAGGTCCTTCAGCCTCAGTAGTTGCTGCCCAAATAGCAAAAGAGAAAGCACTTACAGGGAAAGATGCGGAGAGTACTGTGATAAGTGTTGGTGAACGAAGTGTCGAGGGTCTTCGTTCTAAGTTAGAAAGATGGCAAGCCAATTTACCAGTGGTTTTAGACGTGGGGTCAAGTTATCAACCAAGTTCTGACTACAAAACAAACTCTAACTTTAACCCTAAATCAAGTTACAAGCCTAACGAAATCGTCCCAAGAAATCCTCAAATGATTGGAGCTCCCATCCAAAAGCCAAGTGGGAGGAACAAGAAAAGTGGAGATAACGgattgttttcatgttttggtAACATTTGTGGCATTGAGTGTTCTATTGTTTGTGGTGGCTCTAGTGGACAAAAAGcagccaagaagaagaagaaaaagaagtga